Proteins from one Microcaecilia unicolor chromosome 2, aMicUni1.1, whole genome shotgun sequence genomic window:
- the LOC115461860 gene encoding serine/threonine-protein kinase 32A-like, whose product MTCSLSAYQQHAPQISKQFFMLEENVITSWDEIRWHSQVGLFMQFVMEARTRAKEAGENKRTQNTSDSVNFNHFEILRAIGKGSFGKVCIVQKDTKKMYTMKYMNKQKCVERNEVRNIFKELHILQGLEHPFLVNLWYSFQDEEDMFMVVDLLLGWDLRYHLQQNMCFSEDSVKLFICELALALDYLKSQSILHRLPEPVQAASSRSPKTIPRLEEFQKRDKRKAEV is encoded by the exons ATGACCTGCTCCCTAAGTGCGTATCAGCAGCATGCACCACAGATAAGCAAGCAGTTCTTTATGCTAGAAGAGAACGTCATCACCTCTTGGGATGAGATTAGATGGCACAGCCAAGTGGGACTGTTTATGCAGTTTGTAATGGAAGCCAGGacaagagcaaaagaggctggaGAAAACAAGAGAACACAAAATACATCAG actctGTCAACTTCAACCATTTTGAGATTTTGCGAGCCATTGGTAAAGGCAGTTTTGGGAAGGTCTGCATCGTGCAGAAGGACACGAAGAAGATGTACACCATGAAATACATGAACAAACAGAAGTGCGTGGAGCGGAACGAAGTGCGGAACATTTTCAAAGAGCTTCACATCCTGCAGGGCCTCGAGCACCCTTTTCTGGTCAATCTGTGGTATTCATTCCAGGATGAGGAGGACATGTTCATGGTGGTGGACCTGCTGCTTGGATGGGATCTCCGTTATCATCTCCAGCAGAACATGTGTTTCAGTGAGGACTCGGTGAAGCTCTTCATTTGTGAACTGGCACTGGCCCTGGATTATCTCAAGAGCCAGAGCATCTTacacagacttcccgagcctgtaca GGCAGCCAGCAGCCGGAGCCCAAAGACAATACCCCGTTTGGAAGAATTCCAGAAGCGGGACAAAAGGAAAGCAGAAGTGTAA